The genomic region atatattttgttttcgTAAACATAAATGtgatgtatattttttatataaaaatataatgttaTATTAATACTTTTCCCATACCCCTCTTTCCCCCAAAACTCAATGATGCTTTTTAAAAGACGAGATAATaacaatgaaaataataaggatgaaacacaaaaatgtaataacaaaaataatggatatataaatgaCGAATCAGAGgcgaaaataaataatgaagaaaaagaattttatttaaaaaaaaatgaaaaaaattcttcatataataatagaagTTGCAGTGAAAAtggtaatatatataattctgatcaaaataatttattgacaaaagttgaaaaaaataaaaaccgAAATTCCCCTGACCGCTATGAAAGAAAATATCATAGTAACTCTGGGACAGATAATGAATTATCtttaatacaaaataagTTAAGAAATAGAgataaatcaaataattctagtgtaaatatttataaaaatagaaaaagaaaaaactCAGCATATAGTAATGaacataattataatgattGGAAAATGAGAagaaatcaaataaatacaaaacactatgaatataaatatgttaagGACAATGAAGTGTGTAAAAGAAAAGGAGAAGATACATTGATAAATAAGGATACTGATGTAGCAATTATGAGAAAATTGagtaatgataaatatgataatattgataatagatttttacatataccaaaaaataaatatattcaaacaaataattataataaacaattttttgaaaaaaaaaaatacaattattattatcaataccaaaataaaacttataaaaataattattatcaaaaagaaagaagtgattcaaaatatttttatgattataaaaataataataataataattcttattattataacacagaaaaaacaaaagaaaaatatttttatcgtTCTTTATCTCAGAATGAACCATATAACGATGAAGATAAATTTTCCAATACTTACAAAAATGATAGATATCATGAATCGAAACCtcaatataaatttgattcaaaaaaaaggaaaagaGATAAAAGTGAAAGTGAAAACAGAAATAGAAAAACATATCGAAAAAACGAACGATCAAAATCATGTAATTCTAACcaaaatgataatgaatCTTATAAAGAGAataatcattatatttgtgataaagaaaatgacAAATTTAGCGATAAAGGTTCggtatatgaaaaaaaggaaaagtATGAAACTCAAAATGtagaaaattatgaaaaaataaacaaggACAAGCAAAAAGAAATAACTGGCCAATATTATAAACAAGAAGAATGTGATGATTCCacacaaaattataaaaataaaaaaaatagtgataattttaatgattCAGAAAAAGGAGAAACTAATCACAATAGCTATAATCAGgatcataataaaaaagataataattattatatggaTAAAGAATATCATTATGGAAGAAAATTGACACATAAAGATTATAGCATATGTGAtgaaaacatatattttgaaactgataagaaatataataataatgctAGCGATCAAGATAGTTATAGGGAATATGATAAAGACGAGCATGCATATTGTAGTGATGATTCAGATACTACacatgaaaataaaaaaaatatagaatatgtttatatcaAAAGTGaagtaaaaattaatttagaTAATGATGCAGATTTAACAAATTGGGTTGattttgatgaaaatgataaaactgatgaaaatgattgtattcatataaaatttagaaaCTTTTTATTGAGAAGCTATGttaaatcatataaaatattccaTCATGATGAATACAAAGATACTAAGTACATAGCTGATAAGGATATGGACAACGAAAATAAAAGtggatataataaaaaacatagtGATATACATATTCCCTAtgattcaaaaaaatataatgaaaagaataatgatgatgatGAATATACAAACTTAGGATTAAGAGGcatggaaaataaaaaaataaaaactgaAGAAAGTTATAGGGGAGAAAATATACCTACTAATATATCACATAATTATAGAAACATAGAaggaaattataaaaaggaTTCATATTATACTGAAAGTGCTATGCAAtatgaaacaaaaaaaaaaaattatgagtATGACGATAAAAATTACTATAAATGggataataaatatgaatatgaaaatggtaggaaaaattatgatgataatgaaaaaggAAACAAACGTGGTAGTATCAATGAAGAAGCCcgatattattatatcaatAGATATTcgaataaagaaaaatatgaaaataataaaataaattataaagaaaattacGAAAATAAGGATTATtctaaatattataataacaataatcGTTACactaattataataattttatgcGATGTGATACTTCAATAAACTCAGAAACCAATACAAAGacaaagaaatataatagtataaataataatgaatcggattatacttattataataaacatgatgattatgataaaaataacaaatattattcacaaaaatatgaaagAAATCGTGATTATAGATATTCCCAAAATCAATATAAACATTCCCCAAATGATGACAATGACATAAACAAATGGAGAGGAAGAAATTAtaatactaaaaaaaacagtTTAGCCAACAAACAAAATGGTgatgataattattttgatttaaaaaacgTACCACAACAATATGATTCTAGTCATAGTGGTATACTAAATGAAGACAGAGATGAACATTCTGATTTGAAAAGTGTACCAGATCATATAATtaacataataaatgatatgAACAGTTCATACGAAATAAAAGGGAGTGttgatttattaaatttaaatggaGTAAAATCGTTTAAAATGCCTAAGGATTTTAATACaattaatgaaattaataGTACTCACAAATTCTTAGaatttttaagaaaaaaacaacaagcaaaaaaaaaatggaaaatgattgcaaaaaatatattgcaAGAAGAatttcaaattttatttaattcaatAAATTACGAAGTTAACGAAGcgaaaattaaatatttaagcAACTCGCTCGCGACTATGTAGTATTTTTGTCTTTATTTCCCATTTAGCtggttttttattttatttttttattacacttttatttttttataatacatttgaattaattacacaattttttaaaacacaTGCATTATAGCTATTCCCTGacttatatacatttatttatgagcgattaatatatttttgtgcGTATCTTGCAATTTTCGCCTGACcaagttatttttatttaataccAATAAAGCTAGTTCTATAGAACTATTTCATTTATGTTTCGTGTTGTATTCCCTTAACGCTCTAAAATAgctattaaaaaaatgccatttttttttgtttcattaattaaaaaaaacctTGCTTGTGCATAAAAAACgatcttaaaaaaataaaaatgataatgacaataatatagaatGACACACACAGCTGTTGAAATTGCACACATTGAATTTAGCTTGTAACCAcatttgtataaaatacGCTACTACGTTTTACTTGATAAATTGTATGCATGAACATacttataaattatttgaatgtGTGATAAAAACATAAGACTAACATTTAGttgtttataatataaaatagttttatttaaatgttaaaaatataacacgATATTACTGTTTTTACTATGCTCATACCAAAGTTGagtttaaaatataaattacatCAATGGGGTGAATATTGTATTTTGTTGGGgagtatatttttaattaatttttacattCATTTTATGTATGTACAATTCATAATTGtgcatttaatatataactcTACATTATGTTTAgatgttttattaatttatttcgCGGCGTATGTTCCTGATCAATTGTATATGTACTGTCCATACAAATTGGAAAAACAAGCTACGAACAATTATcacaattatatttacaatatacacacaaataataatatttttaagttttGAATAAAccgaatataataatgaatatgatCAATAAATTACTTAGCAATTTTTCTAAAAGTATGAAAATTGGAgaatactaatatataattttcttgaTATTaagtttatttatatatttttttatttttaagaattttattttttgccTTCACAAGTATAAACCACtcaaaatagaaaaaaaatatattcatattatttaattagtTTGACACTGTTTTATAATAGTATTCATGCCCTTAAactaaatattataatgaaaCATTTCAAATAGTATTTTAGAATTATTGATAAATcgaatatttattaaaatgatactattttatattttaattatattttcatttttatttttatttgtcttagttttttcatttgttaATGCACTTGATCAATTTGTTTTTCACAAGCACATATcactttaaaaaatattaaatttaattattttaaaatatatgaacttttgaaaatataataaaaatatgtgtgTGACAAgaatttatgtattttttcatataccCACACATTTTGTTTTCGCATTTTTCTCcacaattttataataattagcTAAAGGTTGTtgtgtaataataaattaaaaaatgttttatagTAAAAAGAAAGACAAAAACAActaacaaataaataaaaaaataataatataacaaatgcatttttatttgtattaattACAAACTgttcaattattttttgttttttttattgaataTCCCTAACCACAATATCGAAAGAACGTGGCGATATGCTCGTTTGAAAGTATGCTGTGTGTTAGAACTTCgtaatttatttacaaattttttactgtatttgtatatttgttaatttattgtatttgtatatttgttaatttaCTGTGTTTGTATATTTGTTAACTTACTGTTTATGCATTGTGAAATTTGAGCCTGTGTATTGTGAAATTTGTGTTTGTGTATTTGCTAATTTAGTGTTTATGTATTTGCGAAGTTTCGAAGTTACTTATTTGTGTTAATACGATGCTAGCAAACAAAATATGcgatcatatatatatgttttcttctaataatttataaagacacattagaaaaaaaaaaaggtaaaggatatgatatatattatatgaaagAGAAATTCAAGAATGATATTTTTGAcgttataaaaaatgtaatattgaaaatttaatttttataaacatttaTGCCTTTTTAATAGCTACGTGTGTAATAtgtttatgcatataatatatatacgtgacttattttaaatgcaatattattgtttggattttataatgtattttccattattacattgttttatttaattgtatattccatattgtatattagtttatattaatgggtttataaataaaatgatttttttaacgGTATATAGTGTGCTGAGTAATAGTTGATCTTATAAATAAGACACGAAAATACacaattgaaaaaaaaaaataataatcaaggatattatttattttaatagatttgtttgttttttttttaaattaattattttgattatataatatatgtatttaaataaaaaaacgtcgtttattttataatgtGTTTCCataataaaagtatatatggCATTTGCTAaagtttaaaaatattttgaaagtgaaaattgtaaaaagaGCTGAAGAAATAAgccatataatatatatctatgaataaaatttgttaaataaaataattaaaatatgaacaatttAAGTAGAGCAGTGTCAAATCATTTAAAGACACGAATTAAATATAGCCAAATTAGTACAGATCATAGAAATAACAAAAGTAGCAGTTTTACCAATGCTGCACTTACtactaataataaaaatgtgaataataattatcaattaaataataaagataacaatattattaaaaaaaatggctgtgaaaatattcaaaatgatgataaaaaaaataataatagaaatggaaaaagaaaaaatatcgaTAGCTGTCAAACCTCATACAATAACGAGTTCAATACTAATAAAAGAAGAGAGccagaaaaaaataaagaatacATAAATGACAACAATGAAGAAAACACTTATGATAATAtgaatgaaaattattattcgATACTTGATGAGCTAGGAAAATCAGAAAAAGAAATCTTTAAATCTGTTAAAGATAGCATggatgaaaatttaaactTAGAATTTTTACGATCCACAagtgaaaattatatttacaagGTTACATCAAGAGgtatgcaaaaaaaaattaaataataatatgcataCTTCTTATATATTCACTCTTTGTATTTACAATATGGAGATTTTATTTAGTGTGTTCTTTATACTGATTGGTTATCAACCATATATCGGTATGTTGTGTGTGCAATATTTGTGGAGctttttacttttattttgtgtACTTAATATTTCTTAATTTATGCTTTTTTAAAGGCCCCGTTTGCTACTCATCCACATACAGAGAcgacaaatatatttatcgaCACATTATCTTAAGTGACAATGTTAGACAGTATGCTGAAAAAAAGGTAAGGCGAACTAATG from Plasmodium berghei ANKA genome assembly, chromosome: 8 harbors:
- a CDS encoding cyclin-dependent kinases regulatory subunit, putative, encoding MNNLSRAVSNHLKTRIKYSQISTDHRNNKSSSFTNAALTTNNKNVNNNYQLNNKDNNIIKKNGCENIQNDDKKNNNRNGKRKNIDSCQTSYNNEFNTNKRREPEKNKEYINDNNEENTYDNMNENYYSILDELGKSEKEIFKSVKDSMDENLNLEFLRSTSENYIYKVTSRGPVCYSSTYRDDKYIYRHIILSDNVRQYAEKKVRRTNAFLTEHCIINELQIDIGKGWKHFMIYDGKIRELILRKVLTAEDKLRMAVQMQRYN